The following proteins are co-located in the Clostridiales bacterium genome:
- a CDS encoding C_GCAxxG_C_C family protein: MNPDILELKLRGLCCSQIMMELGLRKLEKENPDLVAAMAALCNGFWQGKICGILSAALCLLYLADPETAGAHGEVLREWFEDSFESQDCDTLLLDNPMNKVEKCPMMLNATFLKVCELLDWE, encoded by the coding sequence ATGAATCCGGATATATTGGAGCTAAAACTGCGGGGGCTCTGCTGCAGCCAGATTATGATGGAGCTTGGACTAAGAAAGCTGGAGAAGGAGAATCCTGATCTAGTTGCTGCAATGGCGGCTCTTTGCAATGGTTTTTGGCAGGGGAAAATCTGCGGTATCCTTTCTGCTGCGCTGTGCTTGCTGTATCTTGCTGATCCTGAAACAGCAGGAGCGCACGGGGAAGTGCTGCGGGAGTGGTTTGAAGACTCCTTCGAAAGCCAGGACTGCGATACACTACTTTTAGACAATCCGATGAATAAGGTGGAGAAATGTCCCATGATGCTTAATGCGACGTTTCTTAAGGTCTGCGAGCTGCTGGATTGGGAGTAA
- a CDS encoding aldehyde dehydrogenase family protein, giving the protein MKVKGNYINGEWITASSGRERKVVNPSNGEVITSIVDSTVEDTKAAIAAAKRSFYGTREWRDMCPQERADTMLKIADAIDARKEEIARLDSINNGKPLREAECDIDDAVHCFRYYAGLITKPAGGVYNVNKGFGEMHSYTIHEPIGVCAQITPWNYPFLMAAWKLAPALAAGNSIIFKPSSVTPLSSVLLFEIFDELQLPKGAVNLVLGSGGVAGQELAESLDVDMVSFTGSTSVGQTIAQAAIGNLKRTGLELGGKSPNVIFADADLEGAVEWAMIGIFFNQGEVCSAGSRIIIEKSMKDRFVKRLAERANAITIGNPLENPDMGPLVSEEHMNTVLDYIKIGKSEGAVCVCGGERYTEGECAKGYYVRPTIFDHCTPEMRIVKEEIFGPVVTIQTFETEEEAVAFANDTPYGLAGAVFTSDGARALRVIKEIRAGITWINCYNPTFNEAPWGGYKMSGIGRELGVHGFEEYQEIKQININLAPGKVGWYSEKENNLVYTANR; this is encoded by the coding sequence ATGAAAGTAAAAGGAAATTATATAAACGGAGAATGGATCACCGCTTCCTCAGGCAGAGAAAGAAAGGTGGTCAACCCCTCAAACGGAGAAGTGATTACATCAATTGTTGACAGTACTGTTGAGGATACAAAAGCAGCCATAGCAGCAGCAAAAAGAAGCTTTTATGGTACGCGCGAATGGCGGGATATGTGCCCGCAGGAACGAGCGGATACCATGCTGAAAATTGCCGATGCCATCGATGCGCGAAAAGAAGAGATTGCTCGGCTTGACAGTATCAATAACGGAAAACCGCTGAGAGAGGCAGAGTGTGATATCGATGATGCGGTACATTGTTTCCGTTATTATGCAGGACTGATTACCAAGCCTGCCGGAGGCGTATACAATGTAAACAAAGGCTTCGGAGAAATGCACAGCTACACCATTCATGAACCCATTGGCGTCTGCGCCCAGATCACTCCCTGGAATTATCCATTTTTGATGGCGGCGTGGAAGCTGGCGCCGGCACTGGCGGCAGGAAATTCCATTATCTTTAAGCCCAGCTCTGTGACGCCCCTTTCTTCCGTACTACTCTTTGAAATTTTTGATGAGCTGCAGCTGCCAAAAGGAGCCGTTAATCTGGTACTGGGTTCCGGAGGCGTCGCAGGTCAGGAGCTCGCGGAAAGCCTGGATGTTGACATGGTATCCTTTACAGGCAGTACCTCGGTTGGGCAGACCATTGCTCAAGCAGCAATCGGAAATTTAAAACGGACTGGACTGGAACTGGGCGGCAAGTCTCCAAACGTAATCTTTGCAGATGCAGATCTTGAAGGAGCAGTGGAATGGGCCATGATCGGCATTTTCTTCAATCAGGGGGAAGTGTGTTCCGCCGGATCGAGGATCATAATCGAAAAGTCCATGAAAGACCGATTTGTGAAGCGGCTTGCGGAAAGGGCCAATGCGATTACAATTGGAAATCCCCTTGAGAATCCAGATATGGGGCCGTTGGTATCAGAAGAACACATGAACACGGTTTTGGATTATATTAAAATCGGAAAGAGTGAAGGCGCTGTTTGTGTCTGCGGCGGAGAACGGTATACAGAGGGCGAATGCGCAAAAGGCTATTACGTCAGACCGACCATCTTTGATCATTGCACCCCGGAAATGCGGATTGTAAAGGAAGAGATCTTCGGCCCGGTGGTAACCATACAGACCTTTGAGACAGAAGAAGAGGCCGTTGCCTTTGCAAATGACACGCCTTACGGATTGGCTGGTGCTGTGTTCACCTCGGACGGGGCTCGTGCGCTGAGAGTCATCAAGGAAATCCGCGCCGGGATCACTTGGATTAATTGCTACAACCCGACCTTTAACGAGGCGCCATGGGGCGGCTATAAGATGTCCGGTATCGGCAGAGAGCTGGGCGTTCATGGTTTTGAAGAATACCAGGAAATCAAGCAGATCAATATCAATCTTGCTCCGGGGAAAGTCGGCTGGTACAGCGAAAAGGAAAATAATTTAGTTTATACCGCAAACCGATGA
- a CDS encoding Crp/Fnr family transcriptional regulator — translation MAEDDHLVVLKRSQLFKGLSEDDIRLVRDFSMPSLKEYDRNQVIIGQGDPVRKIGILCRGTVLSTKYHYNGETQILRIYKQGEVLALDAVNTTFLTSPVSLISQSECSVLFLSYQKLILSDKLSHSVKETILTNNSEILSNELVRLMYKIDVLSKRTLQERVLTYLSIIREKKGRDTFDISMNQEQFAQYLCVNRSVLSKELNQMRKKGLIDYKKNRYTLYEQTGVAKKTR, via the coding sequence ATGGCAGAAGATGATCATCTCGTGGTGCTAAAACGATCACAACTGTTCAAGGGACTTAGCGAAGATGATATCCGTCTGGTCCGGGATTTTTCCATGCCTTCCTTGAAAGAATATGATAGGAATCAGGTCATCATTGGACAGGGCGACCCTGTCAGAAAAATTGGAATCCTCTGCCGCGGAACGGTGCTCAGCACCAAGTACCATTACAACGGCGAAACGCAGATTTTGAGGATTTATAAACAAGGCGAGGTGCTTGCTTTGGATGCAGTCAACACCACTTTCTTAACGAGTCCGGTGAGTTTAATCAGCCAGTCTGAGTGTTCGGTACTGTTCCTTTCGTATCAAAAGCTCATTTTATCGGACAAGCTAAGCCATTCAGTCAAAGAGACAATTCTTACAAACAACAGTGAGATTCTGAGCAATGAGCTTGTACGACTGATGTATAAGATTGACGTGCTGTCAAAACGCACCCTTCAAGAGCGGGTTCTGACTTATCTGAGTATTATCCGGGAAAAAAAAGGAAGAGACACCTTTGATATCAGCATGAATCAGGAACAGTTTGCTCAGTACCTTTGCGTAAATCGCAGTGTTCTTTCAAAGGAACTGAATCAGATGAGAAAAAAAGGATTGATTGATTATAAGAAAAACAGGTACACCCTATATGAACAAACTGGTGTGGCAAAAAAGACAAGGTAG
- a CDS encoding radical SAM protein — protein sequence MKILGTTQSICPVCRKPLEGRYVSEAGSVILTKTCEAHGIFETAIAQREEDYLRWTANPSINIPPKKAMTQGVSGSCPLHCGTCNEHLQTACCVLIDITERCNQHCPYCFAKAETDLSGGFGPGEPDLEEIRRKYDLLLDLGEERAFNIQLSGGEPTVRNDLPDIIRMGKSKGFEFIQINTNGRRIAQEEGYAQILKDAGASVAFLQFDGTDDEIYRVLRGEPLLELKKKAVENCRKAGLPVTLVPTVVRDVNLKNIGSMMDFLLENVDVVKGIHFQPVSFFGRHPGEKENRVTMFDVMNELEQQTKGAFAARDCYPITTGHPLCCFQSSYQKQKDGTVKSLINYGTKMEGLSCCEAKDPLEIIKKDRDFVLNKWHIHEPYQEQKQEESCCCNNPAESEDRSGKSTETCCCGSTETFCESTGSCGCDESSSDCCSDSHGCGGTNEELLDFDQFLNELRRNMFSVSCMAFMDGSNLDAERLKRCRVQVLSPDDRLIPFCAYNSIYREDQHESI from the coding sequence ATGAAGATACTCGGAACAACCCAAAGTATTTGCCCTGTCTGCCGGAAGCCTCTGGAGGGCCGATATGTATCTGAGGCAGGCAGTGTAATTCTCACCAAAACCTGTGAAGCGCATGGGATCTTTGAAACGGCAATCGCACAGCGGGAAGAGGATTATCTGCGTTGGACAGCCAATCCGTCCATCAATATTCCTCCGAAAAAAGCCATGACGCAAGGCGTTTCCGGCAGCTGCCCGCTCCATTGCGGGACCTGCAATGAACATTTGCAGACGGCCTGCTGTGTGCTAATCGATATTACAGAGCGGTGCAACCAGCATTGCCCCTATTGTTTTGCGAAGGCGGAAACGGACCTCTCTGGAGGATTTGGTCCGGGAGAGCCGGATCTCGAAGAAATCCGGCGGAAATATGATCTGCTGCTGGATTTAGGAGAAGAGCGAGCGTTTAATATCCAGCTTTCAGGCGGAGAGCCTACGGTAAGGAATGATCTGCCGGATATCATCCGAATGGGAAAAAGCAAGGGCTTTGAATTCATCCAGATCAATACCAATGGACGAAGAATTGCTCAGGAAGAGGGATATGCGCAAATTTTAAAGGATGCCGGTGCATCCGTTGCATTTCTTCAGTTCGACGGAACCGACGATGAGATTTATAGAGTGCTTCGCGGTGAGCCTCTTTTGGAGTTGAAAAAGAAAGCAGTGGAAAATTGCAGAAAGGCAGGGCTCCCTGTCACCCTCGTACCAACTGTTGTCAGGGATGTGAATCTGAAGAATATCGGTTCGATGATGGACTTCCTGCTTGAGAATGTGGATGTTGTGAAAGGCATTCACTTCCAGCCCGTCAGCTTTTTCGGCAGACATCCGGGGGAGAAGGAAAACCGGGTCACGATGTTTGATGTTATGAACGAGCTGGAACAACAGACTAAGGGAGCTTTTGCGGCAAGGGACTGCTATCCCATTACAACGGGCCATCCGCTCTGCTGCTTCCAAAGCTCTTATCAGAAACAAAAGGACGGTACGGTAAAAAGTCTTATCAATTACGGTACGAAAATGGAGGGTCTAAGCTGCTGTGAAGCCAAGGACCCCTTGGAGATTATCAAGAAGGATCGGGATTTTGTGCTGAATAAATGGCACATTCATGAGCCTTATCAGGAACAAAAGCAGGAAGAAAGCTGCTGCTGTAACAATCCTGCCGAATCCGAAGACCGCTCCGGTAAGTCCACTGAAACCTGCTGCTGCGGATCTACCGAAACCTTCTGCGAATCCACTGGATCCTGTGGCTGTGATGAAAGCAGCAGCGACTGTTGCTCCGATTCGCATGGGTGTGGCGGCACCAATGAGGAACTCTTGGACTTTGACCAGTTTCTGAATGAGCTGAGGAGAAATATGTTTTCCGTGTCCTGCATGGCTTTTATGGATGGCAGCAATCTTGATGCGGAGCGGCTGAAGCGCTGCAGAGTACAGGTTCTGTCCCCTGATGACAGGCTGATCCCCTTCTGCGCATACAACTCTATTTATAGGGAGGACCAACATGAATCAATTTAA
- a CDS encoding Crp/Fnr family transcriptional regulator produces MTTMENIACLSKSRLFQGIERKELEDVCRFVVPSEGKFLKNQIIVNQGEVLSRVGILKKGTAFNTKYHFNGNEQILRIYRQGEVLSLDAVSTTLSTSPVTIVSQSDSSVLFLTYKRIFETPEIDCSLKERILFNSSEILGNELIRLMYKIDVLSKRTLQERILTYLSLIREKNNSDTFEIDMNQEQLAQYLCVNRSALSKELNLMRRKGMIHYRGKRYTLIQAIR; encoded by the coding sequence GTGACAACGATGGAAAACATTGCTTGTCTCAGCAAATCAAGGCTGTTTCAAGGAATTGAACGGAAGGAACTTGAGGACGTTTGCCGGTTTGTGGTGCCCTCTGAAGGAAAGTTCCTGAAAAACCAAATCATCGTAAACCAGGGTGAAGTGCTGAGCCGTGTGGGTATCTTGAAGAAAGGAACTGCGTTCAACACGAAATACCACTTTAACGGGAATGAACAGATTTTAAGAATCTACAGGCAAGGCGAGGTGTTATCGCTGGATGCAGTCAGTACCACGTTATCAACAAGCCCGGTAACCATTGTCAGCCAGTCTGACAGCAGTGTCCTTTTTCTGACGTACAAGAGAATCTTTGAAACGCCTGAGATTGACTGCTCGCTGAAAGAACGGATTCTGTTCAATAGCAGTGAAATCCTAGGGAATGAACTGATTCGGCTTATGTATAAAATCGATGTGCTGTCCAAGAGAACCCTGCAGGAGCGAATTCTCACGTACTTAAGCTTGATTCGGGAAAAAAACAATTCGGACACCTTTGAGATCGATATGAACCAAGAACAGCTCGCTCAATATCTGTGCGTCAACAGGAGTGCCCTTTCAAAGGAACTGAATTTGATGAGGAGGAAGGGAATGATTCATTACCGGGGAAAGCGATATACCTTGATTCAAGCGATAAGATAA
- a CDS encoding iron ABC transporter permease has translation MTGLAALLAVCFFGSFLMGKYAIDPGTLLKILLSRVMDIPVDWTVQDETVLFNVRMPRVIMAAVIGGGLACAGAAYQGIFQNPMVSPDILGASNGAAFGAALGLFFSIGYQAVSVSAFLFGILAVAIVLAISRRVKFNVTLGLILAGIMVGSIFNAGVSYLKLVADPTDTLPAITYWLMGSLASTRTQDVFFACPPIIIGILPILLLRWRLNVLTMGDEEARTMGINARVVRTVVILGATLITAAAVSVSGLIGWVGLVIPHFARMIVGDDYRTMLPASVLLGSSFLLVVDNFARMLATREIPIGILTAFIGAPFFLYLILKEGGRQR, from the coding sequence ATGACAGGGCTTGCCGCCCTTTTGGCGGTATGCTTTTTCGGGTCTTTTTTAATGGGAAAATATGCAATCGACCCAGGAACCCTTTTAAAAATTCTTTTATCGAGAGTAATGGATATCCCGGTGGATTGGACCGTACAGGACGAGACGGTACTGTTCAATGTTAGAATGCCGCGCGTCATTATGGCGGCGGTTATTGGCGGAGGGCTGGCGTGTGCAGGTGCTGCTTATCAAGGTATTTTTCAGAATCCCATGGTGTCACCGGATATTCTAGGTGCTTCCAATGGGGCGGCTTTTGGGGCTGCGCTGGGATTATTTTTCTCCATTGGGTATCAGGCGGTTTCCGTCAGTGCATTCCTGTTTGGAATTCTGGCCGTTGCAATTGTCCTGGCTATAAGCAGGAGGGTGAAGTTCAATGTCACACTGGGGCTTATTCTGGCAGGAATTATGGTTGGCTCTATATTTAATGCAGGGGTATCTTACCTGAAGCTGGTGGCAGATCCAACGGACACCTTGCCAGCAATTACTTACTGGCTTATGGGGAGTCTGGCCTCCACCAGAACGCAGGACGTCTTTTTCGCATGTCCTCCGATCATCATTGGCATTCTGCCGATCCTGCTGCTGCGCTGGAGACTCAATGTTCTTACCATGGGAGATGAGGAAGCCCGAACTATGGGAATCAATGCAAGAGTGGTGCGGACAGTAGTGATATTGGGTGCTACGCTCATTACCGCTGCTGCGGTATCTGTGAGCGGCCTGATTGGCTGGGTTGGCTTGGTGATTCCGCATTTTGCAAGGATGATCGTGGGAGACGACTACCGGACAATGCTTCCGGCTTCTGTTCTTCTTGGCAGCAGCTTTCTTCTGGTAGTAGACAATTTTGCTAGAATGCTGGCAACCAGAGAAATCCCCATCGGAATTCTTACGGCGTTTATCGGCGCGCCATTCTTTTTATATCTCATTTTGAAGGAGGGAGGCAGGCAGCGCTGA
- a CDS encoding class I SAM-dependent methyltransferase: MNQFKPGEFRITKKAMEQWKLPKGAAVLDIGCGLGETMEYLQQEYGYLCSGIDLSLERIREAKDRNPELKIQYGDGEFLDAFPSYSFDGVTMECVLSVINIPDEALHEAYCVLKKGGRLFISDLYIKNPEPGFIQALKIEAARQSQKPHGEHECSTDCEEEHKNRLVPFRSSGRFLIEPLIEQLKEIGYHNIKWEDCDEELVRYVAEKIMEDGSLEGCLCEEALHPKDQYKTGYFMLTAEKPL, encoded by the coding sequence ATGAATCAATTTAAGCCGGGAGAATTCAGAATTACGAAAAAAGCGATGGAGCAGTGGAAGCTGCCGAAAGGTGCAGCAGTCCTGGATATTGGCTGCGGACTCGGCGAAACCATGGAGTATCTCCAACAAGAATACGGATATCTCTGCAGTGGAATCGATCTTTCTCTGGAACGAATCAGAGAAGCTAAGGACCGAAATCCAGAGCTGAAGATACAATACGGAGACGGAGAATTCCTTGATGCATTTCCGTCCTACTCTTTCGACGGAGTGACTATGGAATGCGTACTTTCTGTCATTAATATTCCTGATGAGGCGCTGCATGAGGCATATTGTGTCCTCAAGAAGGGCGGCAGGCTTTTCATAAGTGATCTTTACATAAAAAATCCGGAACCTGGTTTTATTCAAGCTTTAAAAATAGAGGCCGCAAGGCAAAGCCAGAAACCCCATGGCGAGCACGAGTGCAGTACCGATTGCGAGGAGGAGCACAAGAACCGATTGGTTCCCTTCCGTTCTTCAGGACGTTTTTTGATCGAGCCGCTGATCGAGCAGCTTAAGGAAATCGGCTACCACAATATTAAGTGGGAGGACTGCGACGAAGAACTGGTGCGTTATGTGGCAGAAAAAATTATGGAAGATGGAAGCTTAGAGGGGTGCTTGTGCGAAGAGGCCCTTCATCCAAAGGATCAGTACAAAACTGGATATTTTATGCTGACAGCAGAAAAACCTCTCTAA
- a CDS encoding FAD-dependent oxidoreductase → MEKYFRQYDRCRQNEKPFCTHACPFHVDVLDFQTKMEKNNYNAAYKTFRNAVGFPDVVAALCSEYCAEACPRKDLDQSVQLNLLEKTCVAKATRKDPTDYNVPLKKRKIAIVGAGISGLACALRLAQKKYEVTVYEKTGRWGGMLWDLLTSELFLADIERQLQFETYDLHFNTEIASIEELLDQDFEAVYVATGKGGSSFGVLDQEQGHCTIVKRDGAESTAMAVFAGGSLTGKDPIRAMADGLDMAWAIEVFLKTGRLEYPSAPPACRSASDPDKLIRTEAVSPSDGCIYTDEEASLEAGRCIRCQCDACMKYCDVCAYHNKWPMRIRDDIMSTVAFSTSESMMKKTPAKRLMNTCTQCGLCEEVCPEEIEIGRMLLEARRSLHKQGTLPGAYHQFWIRDMAFASSEAAALTRRAPQPLWKREGASQGTPTDTRYAFFPGCQLGAADPRYVSEPYRQLLEKRPDTGLMLRCCGIPAEWAGNEALHDEEIGKLRKEWEELGRPILILACPSCRKHLKEYLPEIETTSLYEILEQWCGETKRGDSAAGLGASEVYSIFDPCSARNNIPMEQAVRTLALQAGVQIEELPKGDLHGCCGYGGHVSEANAEYAAYVTKSRGALSDKPYLTYCINCRDIFRGEGKPALHLLDLMYGINPIDSKLPSLTERRKNRVRLKETLLTEVWRETMEKQQPQSKYRLIIGAEVQEKMDQMKILEEDLLEVIQFGETSKRRTFDEEQGTYSCYRELGHVTYWVEYRQNDDAYEVVNAYTHRMKIKLEGVWNGRKVKADL, encoded by the coding sequence GTGGAGAAGTATTTTAGACAATATGATCGCTGCAGGCAGAATGAAAAACCATTCTGCACCCATGCGTGCCCCTTTCATGTAGATGTGCTGGACTTTCAGACGAAAATGGAAAAGAACAATTACAATGCCGCTTACAAAACCTTCCGCAATGCGGTGGGATTCCCTGATGTGGTAGCTGCGCTGTGTTCTGAGTATTGCGCTGAGGCATGTCCCAGAAAGGATCTGGATCAGTCGGTGCAGCTGAACCTTCTGGAAAAGACTTGTGTTGCAAAAGCCACACGAAAGGACCCCACGGATTATAATGTGCCGCTGAAAAAGCGCAAAATTGCCATAGTCGGGGCGGGAATCAGCGGACTTGCATGCGCTTTGCGGCTCGCTCAGAAAAAATATGAAGTCACGGTTTATGAAAAAACTGGACGCTGGGGCGGAATGCTTTGGGATCTGCTGACATCGGAACTCTTTCTTGCCGACATTGAACGGCAATTGCAATTTGAAACATACGATCTCCATTTCAATACAGAGATCGCATCAATAGAAGAACTTTTGGATCAGGATTTTGAAGCGGTATATGTCGCCACAGGAAAAGGGGGCAGTAGCTTCGGGGTTCTGGATCAGGAGCAAGGGCACTGTACCATCGTAAAACGGGACGGTGCAGAGTCCACCGCCATGGCGGTATTCGCGGGAGGCAGCTTGACCGGAAAAGATCCGATCCGGGCAATGGCGGATGGGCTGGATATGGCTTGGGCCATCGAGGTCTTTCTTAAGACCGGCCGACTGGAATACCCCTCTGCGCCTCCTGCATGCAGGTCTGCGTCAGACCCGGATAAGCTGATCAGGACAGAAGCTGTGAGTCCGTCTGACGGCTGTATTTATACCGACGAGGAGGCTTCTTTGGAGGCGGGCAGGTGTATCCGCTGCCAATGCGATGCCTGCATGAAATATTGCGATGTTTGTGCATATCATAACAAATGGCCTATGAGAATTCGGGATGACATTATGTCCACCGTGGCTTTTTCCACCTCTGAATCCATGATGAAGAAGACCCCTGCCAAACGCTTAATGAATACGTGTACCCAATGCGGTCTTTGTGAAGAGGTTTGTCCTGAGGAGATTGAAATCGGGAGAATGCTGCTGGAGGCACGAAGAAGTTTGCACAAGCAGGGTACTCTGCCGGGAGCATACCATCAATTTTGGATCAGGGATATGGCGTTTGCAAGCAGTGAGGCGGCAGCTTTAACAAGAAGGGCGCCTCAGCCGCTTTGGAAGAGAGAGGGCGCTTCCCAAGGGACACCAACGGACACACGGTACGCTTTTTTTCCGGGATGTCAGCTGGGTGCGGCAGATCCACGTTATGTATCAGAACCGTATCGCCAGCTTCTGGAGAAGAGACCGGACACCGGATTGATGCTTCGCTGCTGCGGAATCCCTGCGGAATGGGCAGGAAATGAAGCGCTTCATGACGAGGAAATTGGCAAGCTCCGCAAGGAGTGGGAGGAACTTGGAAGACCGATCCTGATCCTGGCCTGTCCGTCCTGTCGAAAGCACCTGAAAGAATATCTTCCTGAAATAGAAACCACCAGCTTGTATGAAATTCTGGAACAGTGGTGCGGCGAGACCAAACGGGGAGACAGTGCCGCCGGACTGGGAGCCAGCGAAGTTTATTCCATCTTTGATCCTTGCTCTGCACGAAATAACATCCCAATGGAACAAGCGGTGAGAACCTTGGCTCTGCAGGCAGGAGTGCAAATAGAAGAGCTCCCCAAGGGCGACCTCCACGGCTGCTGCGGATATGGAGGACATGTATCAGAGGCCAATGCAGAATACGCCGCTTATGTGACCAAAAGCCGCGGCGCGCTCAGCGACAAACCGTACCTTACGTACTGCATCAACTGCCGGGATATCTTTAGGGGCGAGGGCAAGCCTGCACTGCATCTCCTTGACCTGATGTACGGCATCAATCCCATAGACAGCAAGCTGCCGAGCCTGACAGAACGAAGGAAAAACAGGGTCAGACTGAAAGAAACGCTGCTGACAGAAGTATGGAGAGAGACCATGGAAAAACAACAGCCGCAAAGTAAATATCGCCTCATAATAGGAGCAGAGGTTCAAGAAAAGATGGATCAGATGAAGATTCTGGAAGAGGATCTTCTGGAGGTGATTCAATTTGGTGAGACCTCAAAGCGGCGTACCTTTGATGAGGAGCAGGGAACCTACAGCTGCTACCGTGAGCTGGGCCATGTCACCTACTGGGTGGAATATCGTCAGAATGATGACGCGTATGAAGTCGTCAATGCGTACACCCATAGAATGAAAATCAAATTGGAGGGAGTCTGGAATGGAAGAAAAGTCAAAGCTGATCTGTGA
- a CDS encoding LysR family transcriptional regulator: MKTGAVIAASGIHLNIPDFDPTLRMGDTSIIKKMIITLQHAGVDPIVVITGHNAQNIEKHLAKMSVVFLRNGDYRDRDMFHAVQMGVQYLNQECDRIFVMPVDVPLFNSASLRLLLNGKKDAVCPVFNGKPGHPILLGNGLFGDVLNYRGNNGLWGAVTAGGREIEYIDVNDEGVLFELETEEDIERLRHSVSRNREPLRYNLQLKLGRNELVFGPGILQFLELVDRTGSMQTACRQMNISYSKGLKMISLAEKETGRPLLERRAGGSEGGISFLTEEGRVFVRNYIEMREDLERCAEGLFVKYFGGAK; this comes from the coding sequence ATGAAAACCGGCGCAGTAATCGCAGCTTCAGGAATTCACCTGAATATACCTGACTTTGACCCTACCCTTCGGATGGGGGACACCTCGATTATAAAAAAGATGATTATCACGCTGCAGCATGCTGGCGTGGATCCTATTGTGGTGATCACAGGACATAATGCGCAGAATATAGAAAAGCACCTGGCAAAGATGAGTGTCGTATTTTTGCGAAATGGCGATTACAGGGATCGGGACATGTTCCACGCAGTTCAGATGGGCGTCCAATATCTGAATCAAGAATGCGACAGGATTTTTGTTATGCCTGTGGATGTACCTCTTTTTAACTCAGCAAGCTTGCGGCTGCTGCTGAATGGTAAAAAGGATGCAGTCTGCCCTGTTTTTAACGGCAAACCGGGACATCCCATCCTTCTGGGAAATGGGTTGTTTGGGGATGTCTTGAATTATAGAGGAAATAATGGGCTTTGGGGTGCGGTGACAGCAGGAGGACGAGAAATAGAATATATCGATGTCAATGACGAAGGCGTTTTGTTTGAGCTGGAGACGGAGGAAGATATTGAGCGATTGCGGCATAGTGTATCCCGAAATAGGGAACCGTTGCGCTACAACCTTCAATTGAAACTAGGGCGAAACGAACTGGTCTTTGGGCCAGGCATTCTGCAGTTTCTGGAGCTGGTGGATCGAACAGGTTCTATGCAGACAGCATGCAGGCAGATGAATATCTCTTACAGTAAGGGACTTAAAATGATCAGCCTGGCAGAAAAAGAGACTGGTAGACCCTTGCTTGAGCGCCGTGCCGGAGGAAGTGAGGGTGGTATTTCTTTTCTGACGGAAGAAGGCAGAGTCTTTGTCCGTAATTATATTGAGATGCGGGAAGACTTGGAACGATGTGCCGAAGGACTCTTCGTAAAGTATTTTGGAGGTGCCAAGTGA
- a CDS encoding ABC transporter ATP-binding protein, with the protein MALHVNDLSFSYKSNDVLKGISFQAAEGSLLCVLGRNGAGKSTLFRCILGLLKGWRGEIIIDGADAGTLSPIQLAEKISYIPQNHSTAFSYSVLDMVLMGTTARLKRFENPGKRERKIAEEALDMVNIQHLRDRNFQGISGGEQQLVLIARALAQRTRVIIMDEPCSNLDYGNQIKVMKAVKDLAKQGYLMIQSTHNPEHVFLFADEVMVILDGIIEAMGPADEILSAELLREIYGIHVNLHEIKERHLKFCIPDQREVSYVEAL; encoded by the coding sequence ATGGCATTACACGTAAACGATTTATCTTTTTCCTATAAAAGCAACGATGTGTTAAAGGGAATCTCTTTTCAGGCAGCTGAGGGATCGCTCCTATGTGTTTTGGGCAGAAATGGTGCGGGAAAGAGCACCTTGTTTCGCTGCATTCTGGGGCTTCTAAAGGGCTGGCGGGGAGAAATAATAATTGACGGAGCGGACGCAGGAACTCTTTCTCCGATCCAGCTGGCTGAAAAGATTTCTTATATTCCCCAAAACCACTCCACAGCGTTTTCCTATTCCGTTCTTGATATGGTTCTCATGGGGACAACTGCCCGGTTGAAACGATTTGAAAATCCGGGGAAACGGGAGCGAAAGATTGCAGAAGAAGCTCTTGATATGGTAAATATCCAGCATCTGAGAGATCGAAATTTTCAAGGGATCAGCGGGGGTGAGCAGCAGCTTGTTCTCATTGCAAGAGCGCTGGCCCAGCGGACCAGAGTCATTATCATGGATGAACCTTGCTCCAACCTGGACTACGGAAATCAGATCAAGGTCATGAAGGCGGTGAAAGACCTTGCAAAGCAGGGATATCTGATGATTCAGTCCACCCATAATCCAGAACATGTTTTTTTATTTGCCGATGAGGTGATGGTAATTCTGGATGGAATCATAGAGGCTATGGGGCCAGCGGATGAGATCCTTTCTGCGGAGCTGCTAAGGGAAATCTACGGAATCCATGTGAATTTGCATGAGATAAAAGAAAGACATCTTAAATTTTGTATTCCTGATCAAAGAGAGGTAAGTTATGTGGAAGCTTTATGA